One window from the genome of Alkalihalobacillus sp. LMS6 encodes:
- a CDS encoding type Z 30S ribosomal protein S14 has product MAKKSMIAKQKRTPKYNVQAYTRCERCGRPHSVLRKFKLCRICFRELAYKGQIPGVKKASW; this is encoded by the coding sequence TTGGCAAAAAAATCTATGATTGCAAAGCAAAAGCGCACACCTAAGTATAACGTTCAAGCTTATACTCGTTGTGAGCGTTGCGGACGTCCTCATTCAGTGTTGCGTAAATTTAAACTTTGCCGTATTTGCTTCAGAGAACTTGCTTATAAAGGGCAAATTCCTGGTGTGAAAAAAGCAAGCTGGTAA
- the tuf gene encoding elongation factor Tu gives MAKAKFDRSKTHANIGTIGHVDHGKTTLTAAITTVLAKRSGKGQAMAYDAIDGAPEERERGITISTAHVEYETDTRHYAHVDCPGHADYVKNMITGAAQMDGGILVVSAADGPMPQTREHILLSRQVGVPYLVVFLNKCDMVDDEELLELVEMEVRDLLSEYDFPGDDTPVIQGSALKALQGEAEWEEKIVELMNAVDEYIPTPERDKDKPFMMPVEDVFSITGRGTVATGRVERGQLNVGDTVEILGIEEEKKSTTVTGVEMFRKLLDYAEAGDNIGALLRGVAREDIQRGQVLAKPGTITPHTNFKAEVYVLSKEEGGRHTPFFSNYRPQFYFRTTDVTGICQLPEGTEMVMPGDNVEMTVELIAPIALEEGTKFSIREGGRTVGAGVVATIQK, from the coding sequence ATGGCAAAAGCAAAATTTGATCGTTCCAAAACACATGCCAATATCGGTACAATTGGACACGTCGACCATGGTAAAACAACTTTAACTGCTGCAATTACAACTGTACTTGCTAAGCGTTCTGGTAAAGGCCAAGCAATGGCGTATGACGCAATTGACGGTGCTCCAGAAGAGCGTGAGCGTGGAATTACAATCTCTACTGCGCACGTTGAATACGAAACTGATACTCGTCACTATGCACACGTTGACTGCCCAGGTCACGCTGACTATGTTAAAAACATGATCACTGGCGCTGCGCAAATGGACGGCGGAATCCTAGTAGTATCTGCTGCTGACGGTCCAATGCCACAAACGCGTGAGCACATTCTTCTTTCTCGTCAAGTAGGCGTACCTTACCTAGTTGTATTCTTAAACAAATGTGACATGGTAGATGACGAAGAGCTACTTGAACTAGTAGAAATGGAAGTACGTGACCTTCTTTCTGAGTATGACTTCCCTGGTGATGATACTCCAGTTATCCAAGGTTCTGCTCTTAAAGCACTTCAAGGTGAAGCTGAGTGGGAAGAAAAAATCGTTGAGCTTATGAACGCTGTTGACGAATATATCCCAACTCCAGAGCGTGACAAAGATAAGCCATTCATGATGCCTGTTGAGGATGTATTCTCAATCACTGGTCGTGGAACAGTTGCTACTGGTCGTGTAGAGCGTGGACAACTTAACGTTGGTGATACTGTAGAAATCCTTGGTATCGAAGAAGAGAAAAAATCTACAACTGTTACAGGTGTAGAAATGTTCCGTAAGCTTCTTGACTATGCTGAAGCTGGCGACAACATCGGTGCGCTTCTTCGTGGGGTAGCTCGTGAAGATATCCAACGTGGACAAGTACTAGCTAAGCCTGGTACAATCACGCCACACACAAACTTCAAAGCTGAAGTTTATGTTCTTTCAAAAGAAGAAGGTGGACGTCATACTCCATTCTTCTCTAACTATCGTCCACAATTCTATTTCCGTACAACTGACGTAACTGGTATCTGCCAATTACCAGAAGGTACTGAAATGGTAATGCCTGGTGATAACGTTGAAATGACTGTTGAGCTAATCGCTCCAATCGCACTTGAGGAAGGTACTAAATTCTCAATTCGCGAAGGTGGCCGTACTGTAGGCGCTGGCGTTGTAGCTACAATCCAGAAGTAA
- the rplC gene encoding 50S ribosomal protein L3, producing the protein MSKGILGRKIGMTQVFAENGEAIPVTVIQAEPNVVLQKKTIESDGYEAIQIGFADAKKPNKPEAGHAAKAEATPKRFIKEIRDVKLDEVEVGQAINVTTFAAGEVVDVTGTSKGKGFQGAIKRHNQSRGPMTHGSRYHRRPGSMGPVAPNRVFKGKLLPGRMGGEQITIQNLEIVRVDEERNLLLVKGNVPGAKKSYVTVQSAVKA; encoded by the coding sequence ATGTCCAAAGGAATCTTAGGAAGAAAAATTGGTATGACTCAAGTGTTTGCTGAAAACGGTGAAGCCATTCCTGTAACAGTAATTCAAGCTGAGCCAAACGTCGTTCTTCAAAAGAAGACAATTGAATCAGATGGATATGAAGCAATTCAAATCGGCTTTGCTGATGCGAAAAAGCCTAACAAACCAGAAGCGGGTCATGCAGCGAAAGCAGAAGCAACACCTAAGCGCTTCATCAAGGAAATCCGTGACGTTAAACTTGACGAGGTAGAAGTTGGTCAAGCGATTAACGTAACAACATTTGCAGCAGGAGAAGTCGTTGATGTAACAGGTACATCTAAAGGGAAAGGTTTCCAAGGCGCAATTAAACGCCATAACCAATCTCGTGGACCTATGACTCACGGTTCTCGTTACCACCGTCGCCCAGGTTCAATGGGACCTGTAGCGCCAAACCGCGTATTCAAAGGTAAATTATTACCTGGACGTATGGGTGGAGAGCAAATTACAATCCAAAACCTAGAGATCGTTCGTGTAGATGAAGAGCGTAATCTTCTTCTAGTAAAAGGTAACGTTCCTGGAGCGAAAAAAAGCTACGTAACTGTTCAATCTGCAGTTAAAGCTTAA
- the fusA gene encoding elongation factor G, producing the protein MAREFSLKDTRNIGIMAHIDAGKTTATERILFYTGRVHKIGETHEGASQMDWMAQEQERGITITSAATTAQWKDHRINIIDTPGHVDFTVEVERSLRVLDGAVAVLDAQSGVEPQTETVWRQATTYGVPRIVFVNKMDKTGADFMYSVGTLRDRLQANAHPIQLPIGAEDEFSGFIDLIEMTAHISKDDLGQNWEVTDIPAEYEEQAKKMRESLVEAVAELDEELMMKYLEGEELTKDEIKAAIRQGTVNVEFYPVICGSAFKNKGVQALLDAVLDYLPSPLDVAAIRGHVPDSEEEVTREPGDDQPFSALAFKVMTDPFVGKLTFFRVYSGTLNSGSYVRNATKDKRERVGRILQMHANSREEIATVYSGDIAAAVGLKDTTTGDTLCDEKNLVILESMQFPDPVIHLSVEPKSKADQDKMAIALAKLAEEDPTFKTHTDEETGQTIIGGMGELHLDILVDRMKREFKVEANVGAPQVSYRETIRQSAKVEGKFVRQSGGRGQFGHVWVEFSPNEEGAGFEFENAIVGGAVPREYISSVEAGIEEALDNGMIAGYPVIDLKAKLYDGSYHDVDSSEMAFKIAASMALKNAKSKCSPALLEPLMKVEIVIPEEYMGDIMGDVTARRGRVEGMEARGNAQIVKAFVPLAEMFGYATSLRSRTQGRGTYSMFFDHYEEVPKSVSEEIIKKQTGA; encoded by the coding sequence ATGGCAAGAGAATTCTCCTTAAAAGATACACGTAATATCGGCATCATGGCTCACATCGATGCCGGTAAAACAACCGCTACTGAACGTATTTTGTTCTACACAGGTCGTGTGCATAAGATTGGTGAAACACACGAAGGTGCTTCTCAAATGGACTGGATGGCGCAAGAGCAAGAGCGTGGAATTACGATCACGTCTGCTGCGACAACAGCTCAGTGGAAAGACCACCGTATCAATATCATTGATACTCCTGGACACGTAGACTTTACGGTAGAAGTAGAGCGTTCTTTGCGTGTACTTGATGGGGCAGTTGCGGTACTTGATGCACAATCTGGTGTTGAACCGCAAACAGAAACTGTATGGCGTCAAGCAACAACATATGGTGTACCACGTATCGTATTCGTCAACAAGATGGATAAAACGGGTGCAGACTTTATGTATTCAGTAGGAACGTTACGTGATCGTTTGCAAGCAAATGCTCACCCAATTCAATTGCCAATCGGTGCAGAAGATGAGTTTTCTGGATTTATTGATTTGATTGAAATGACTGCGCACATCTCTAAAGATGATCTTGGTCAAAACTGGGAAGTAACAGATATCCCTGCTGAATATGAAGAACAAGCAAAAAAAATGCGTGAATCATTAGTTGAAGCAGTTGCTGAGCTAGATGAAGAGTTAATGATGAAATATCTTGAAGGCGAAGAATTAACAAAGGACGAAATTAAAGCGGCTATCCGTCAAGGTACAGTCAACGTAGAATTTTATCCTGTAATTTGTGGTTCAGCTTTCAAAAACAAAGGTGTTCAAGCGCTTCTTGATGCGGTTCTTGATTACCTACCATCTCCTCTTGATGTTGCGGCAATTCGCGGACACGTGCCAGATTCTGAAGAAGAAGTGACTCGTGAGCCTGGTGATGATCAACCTTTCTCTGCATTAGCATTTAAGGTTATGACAGATCCATTCGTTGGTAAACTAACGTTCTTCCGTGTTTATTCTGGTACGCTTAACTCTGGTTCTTATGTTCGTAATGCGACTAAAGACAAGCGTGAGCGTGTTGGACGTATCCTTCAAATGCATGCAAACTCTCGTGAAGAGATTGCAACTGTATACTCAGGCGATATTGCGGCTGCAGTAGGTTTGAAAGATACAACAACTGGTGATACTTTATGTGATGAAAAGAACCTTGTAATCTTAGAGTCCATGCAGTTCCCTGATCCAGTTATCCACTTGTCTGTTGAACCTAAATCAAAAGCAGACCAAGATAAAATGGCTATTGCTCTTGCTAAACTAGCAGAGGAAGATCCTACGTTTAAAACGCACACTGATGAAGAAACGGGTCAAACGATTATCGGTGGTATGGGTGAACTTCACCTAGACATTCTTGTTGATCGTATGAAACGTGAGTTCAAGGTAGAAGCGAATGTGGGTGCACCACAAGTTTCTTACCGTGAAACAATTCGTCAGTCTGCAAAAGTTGAAGGTAAATTCGTACGTCAGTCTGGTGGTCGTGGACAGTTTGGTCACGTTTGGGTTGAGTTCTCTCCGAACGAAGAAGGCGCTGGATTTGAATTCGAAAATGCGATTGTCGGTGGTGCAGTACCTCGTGAATATATCTCTTCTGTAGAAGCAGGTATTGAGGAAGCACTAGATAATGGTATGATTGCTGGATACCCTGTAATCGATCTTAAAGCGAAACTTTATGATGGTTCTTACCATGATGTCGATTCGTCTGAGATGGCATTTAAAATTGCCGCTTCTATGGCATTGAAAAATGCGAAATCAAAATGTAGCCCAGCTCTACTTGAGCCTCTAATGAAAGTTGAGATTGTTATCCCTGAAGAATACATGGGTGACATTATGGGTGATGTAACAGCTCGTCGTGGACGTGTTGAAGGCATGGAAGCTCGTGGTAATGCACAAATCGTTAAGGCGTTTGTTCCACTTGCTGAAATGTTCGGTTATGCGACAAGCCTTCGTTCTCGTACGCAAGGTCGCGGAACGTATTCTATGTTCTTTGATCACTACGAAGAAGTGCCGAAGAGTGTATCTGAGGAAATCATTAAAAAGCAAACTGGAGCGTAA
- the rpmC gene encoding 50S ribosomal protein L29, protein MKATDIRNLTTAEIEQKTQTLKEELFNLRFQLATGQLENPVRIREVRKGIARAKTVLRERELGINNG, encoded by the coding sequence ATGAAAGCAACTGATATCCGTAACTTAACCACTGCTGAAATCGAACAAAAAACGCAAACTCTTAAAGAAGAGCTTTTCAACCTACGCTTTCAACTAGCAACTGGGCAACTTGAAAACCCGGTTCGCATTCGTGAAGTCCGCAAAGGTATTGCTCGTGCAAAAACTGTTTTGCGTGAACGTGAGCTCGGAATTAACAACGGCTAA
- the rpsQ gene encoding 30S ribosomal protein S17 encodes MDRNQRKVYQGRVVSDKMEKTISVLVETYKVDRLYGKRVKYSKKFKAHDEENTAKVGDIVRIMETRPLSKDKRFRLVEIVEEAIII; translated from the coding sequence ATGGACCGCAATCAGCGTAAAGTTTACCAAGGTCGTGTCGTTTCTGACAAAATGGAGAAAACGATTAGTGTTCTTGTTGAAACATACAAGGTCGATCGCCTTTATGGTAAACGTGTAAAGTACTCAAAGAAGTTCAAAGCACATGATGAAGAAAATACTGCAAAAGTAGGCGACATCGTTCGTATCATGGAAACTCGCCCACTTTCAAAAGATAAACGTTTTCGTTTAGTAGAAATTGTAGAAGAAGCTATTATTATTTAA
- the rplN gene encoding 50S ribosomal protein L14: MIQQESRLKVADNSGAREVLCIKVLGGSGRKTANVGDVIVCSVKQATPGGVVKKGEVVRAVIVRSKSGVRRNDGSYIKFDENAAVIVRDDKGPRGTRIFGPVARELRDKQFMKIVSLAPEVL, encoded by the coding sequence ATGATTCAACAAGAAAGCCGTTTAAAAGTTGCTGATAACTCTGGAGCGCGTGAAGTTCTTTGTATTAAAGTTCTTGGTGGTTCTGGACGTAAGACAGCTAACGTTGGTGATGTCATTGTTTGTTCGGTAAAACAAGCAACACCAGGTGGCGTTGTTAAGAAAGGCGAAGTTGTTCGCGCTGTAATCGTTCGCTCTAAAAGCGGTGTTCGCCGTAACGACGGTTCGTATATTAAGTTTGATGAGAACGCAGCTGTAATCGTACGTGACGATAAGGGTCCTCGTGGTACTCGTATCTTCGGTCCGGTAGCACGTGAACTTCGAGACAAACAGTTTATGAAAATTGTTTCTCTTGCTCCTGAGGTACTATAA
- the rplB gene encoding 50S ribosomal protein L2, translating to MAIKKYKPTSAGRRHMSGSDFAEITTDKPEKSLLAPLHNKGGRNNQGRLTVRHQGGGHKRQYRVIDFKRNKDGIPGRVATIEYDPNRSANIALINYVDGEKRYILAPKGLKVGAMIESGSEADIKVGNTLPLINIPVGTVIHNIELRPGKGGQLVRSAGTEAQLLGKEGQYVLVRLNSGETRYILSTCRATIGQVGNVEHELINIGKAGRSRWKGIRPTVRGSVMNPNDHPHGGGEGKAPIGRPSPMSPWGKPTLGYKTRQKNKHSDKYIVRRRKK from the coding sequence ATGGCTATTAAAAAGTATAAACCGACCAGTGCCGGTCGTCGTCATATGAGTGGATCAGATTTTGCTGAAATCACTACAGACAAACCGGAAAAATCGTTACTTGCGCCTCTACACAATAAAGGTGGACGTAACAACCAAGGTCGTTTAACTGTACGTCACCAAGGTGGCGGTCATAAGCGTCAATACCGCGTTATTGACTTTAAGCGTAATAAAGATGGAATTCCAGGTCGCGTTGCTACGATCGAATACGATCCAAACCGTTCTGCGAATATCGCATTAATTAACTATGTTGATGGTGAAAAGCGTTATATCTTGGCACCAAAAGGTTTAAAAGTAGGAGCAATGATTGAGTCTGGTTCTGAAGCGGATATCAAAGTTGGTAACACGTTACCACTTATCAATATCCCTGTAGGTACTGTGATTCATAACATTGAACTTCGCCCTGGTAAAGGCGGTCAGTTAGTTCGTTCTGCTGGTACGGAAGCTCAACTTCTTGGTAAAGAAGGTCAGTACGTATTAGTACGTTTGAACTCTGGTGAAACTCGTTACATCCTTTCAACTTGTCGTGCAACAATTGGTCAAGTTGGAAATGTAGAGCACGAGCTTATTAACATCGGTAAAGCTGGACGTTCTCGTTGGAAAGGTATTCGTCCAACAGTTCGTGGTTCTGTAATGAACCCTAACGATCACCCACACGGTGGTGGTGAAGGTAAAGCACCAATTGGTCGTCCGTCACCAATGTCTCCATGGGGTAAACCAACTCTTGGATACAAAACGCGTCAGAAAAACAAACACTCCGACAAGTACATCGTACGTCGTCGTAAAAAATAA
- the rplE gene encoding 50S ribosomal protein L5, which yields MNRLKEKYQGEIVSSLTEKFNYSSVMAVPKIEKIVVNMGVGEAVQNAKVLDKAVEELQQITGQKPVITKAKKSIAGFKLREGMPIGAKVTLRGERMYDFLDKLVSVSLPRVRDFRGISKKAFDGRGNYTLGVKEQLIFPEIDYDKVDKVRGMDIVIVTTAQTDEEARELLTQVGMPFQK from the coding sequence ATGAATCGTTTGAAAGAAAAATATCAAGGCGAGATTGTTTCATCTCTAACAGAGAAGTTTAACTACTCTTCTGTGATGGCTGTGCCAAAGATTGAAAAAATTGTTGTGAACATGGGTGTTGGTGAAGCTGTTCAAAACGCAAAAGTTTTAGACAAAGCGGTTGAAGAACTTCAACAGATCACTGGTCAAAAGCCTGTTATCACGAAAGCGAAAAAATCAATCGCTGGTTTTAAGTTGCGTGAAGGTATGCCAATCGGAGCGAAAGTTACACTACGCGGAGAGCGTATGTATGACTTCTTGGATAAATTGGTTTCCGTTTCACTTCCACGTGTACGTGACTTCCGTGGGATTTCTAAAAAAGCATTCGACGGTCGTGGAAACTACACGCTTGGCGTGAAAGAACAACTAATTTTCCCGGAGATCGACTACGATAAAGTTGATAAAGTCCGTGGTATGGATATTGTTATTGTAACAACTGCACAAACAGATGAAGAAGCGCGTGAATTACTTACACAAGTAGGCATGCCGTTCCAAAAATAA
- the rpsH gene encoding 30S ribosomal protein S8 yields MVMTDPIADMLTRIRNANLVRHEKLELPASMVKKEIAEILKREGFVRDYEYIEDNKQGVIRIFLKYGTSNERVITGLKRISKPGLRVYAKSTELPRVLGGLGIAIVSTSKGLLTDKEARQQQIGGEVLAYVW; encoded by the coding sequence ATGGTCATGACGGATCCAATTGCAGATATGCTAACTCGTATTCGTAACGCGAATCTTGTACGTCACGAGAAACTTGAGCTTCCTGCTTCTATGGTGAAGAAGGAAATCGCTGAAATTCTTAAGCGTGAAGGTTTTGTTCGCGATTATGAGTACATTGAAGATAATAAACAAGGTGTTATTCGTATCTTTTTGAAATACGGAACATCAAACGAACGTGTTATTACTGGTCTTAAACGTATTTCTAAGCCAGGACTACGTGTTTATGCAAAATCAACGGAACTACCTCGCGTATTAGGTGGTCTTGGGATTGCAATCGTGTCGACTTCTAAAGGTTTATTAACTGATAAAGAAGCGCGTCAACAACAAATCGGCGGCGAAGTTCTCGCTTACGTTTGGTAA
- the rpsC gene encoding 30S ribosomal protein S3, with protein sequence MGQKVNPIGLRVGVIRDWDSKWYASKKDYADLLHEDISIREHVEGRLKDASVSKVEIERAANRVNITISTAKPGMVIGKGGSEVEALRKSLNQLTGKRVHINISEIKQADLDAKLVAENIARQLENRISFRRAMKQAIQRTMRSGAKGIKTQVSGRLGGADIARAEHYSEGTVPLHTLRADIDYGTAEADTTYGKIGVKIWVYRGEVLPAKGTNKEEGGN encoded by the coding sequence ATGGGTCAAAAAGTAAATCCTATCGGACTTCGCGTTGGCGTTATTCGTGATTGGGACTCAAAGTGGTACGCTAGCAAAAAAGACTATGCTGATCTACTTCATGAAGACATTTCAATCCGTGAGCACGTTGAAGGCCGTTTAAAAGATGCATCAGTATCTAAAGTAGAAATCGAACGCGCTGCGAACCGTGTGAATATCACAATTTCTACTGCCAAGCCAGGAATGGTGATCGGAAAAGGCGGTTCAGAAGTTGAAGCTTTACGTAAATCTTTAAACCAACTTACAGGTAAAAGAGTACACATTAACATTTCAGAAATTAAGCAAGCTGATCTTGATGCGAAATTAGTTGCTGAAAATATTGCTCGTCAATTAGAGAATCGTATTTCTTTCCGTCGTGCAATGAAACAAGCGATCCAACGCACAATGCGTTCAGGCGCTAAAGGAATCAAAACACAAGTATCTGGTCGTCTTGGTGGCGCAGATATCGCTCGTGCTGAGCACTATAGCGAAGGAACAGTTCCACTTCACACACTTCGTGCTGATATTGACTATGGTACAGCTGAAGCTGATACAACATACGGAAAAATCGGTGTGAAAATTTGGGTTTACCGTGGTGAAGTCCTTCCAGCGAAAGGAACGAACAAAGAGGAAGGAGGCAACTAA
- the rpsJ gene encoding 30S ribosomal protein S10 translates to MAKQKIRIRLKAYDHRVLDQSAVKIVETAKRSGASVSGPIPLPTEKSVYTVLRAVHKYKDSREQFEMRTHKRLIDIVNPTPQTVDALMRLDLPSGVDIEIKL, encoded by the coding sequence ATGGCAAAGCAAAAGATTCGTATTCGTTTAAAAGCGTATGATCATCGTGTGCTAGACCAGTCAGCTGTGAAGATTGTTGAAACGGCAAAACGTTCAGGTGCGAGCGTATCAGGACCGATTCCACTTCCAACTGAGAAATCTGTATACACAGTATTACGAGCAGTTCACAAGTACAAAGATTCTCGTGAACAGTTTGAAATGCGTACGCACAAACGTCTAATTGACATTGTGAATCCAACACCACAAACTGTGGATGCTTTAATGCGTTTAGATTTACCATCTGGCGTTGATATTGAAATTAAGCTATAA
- the rplX gene encoding 50S ribosomal protein L24: MHVKKGDTVIVIAGKDKGKQGTILEAYPKKSRVLVEGINMVKKHAKPSQDNPQGGILDQEAPIHSSNVMLVDPKTGERTRVGFKDEDGKKVRVAKKSGEIIK, translated from the coding sequence ATGCATGTCAAAAAAGGCGATACAGTAATCGTTATTGCTGGTAAAGACAAAGGGAAGCAAGGGACGATCCTTGAAGCTTACCCGAAAAAAAGCCGTGTGCTTGTTGAAGGAATTAACATGGTGAAGAAACACGCAAAACCTTCACAAGATAATCCACAAGGTGGAATTCTTGATCAAGAAGCACCAATTCATTCTTCTAACGTTATGCTTGTTGATCCTAAAACTGGAGAGCGTACGCGTGTAGGTTTTAAAGATGAAGATGGTAAAAAAGTGCGTGTAGCAAAAAAATCTGGCGAAATCATCAAGTAG
- the rplW gene encoding 50S ribosomal protein L23, translating into MSNARDIIKRPIITEKSADLMENKQYTFDVDVRANKSQIKDAIEEIFEVKVNSVNTVNYKGKSKRFGRFTGFTAKRKKAVVQLSADSKELDFFEA; encoded by the coding sequence ATGTCGAACGCACGTGATATCATTAAGCGCCCTATTATTACTGAGAAGTCTGCTGACTTAATGGAAAATAAACAGTACACGTTTGACGTAGATGTTCGCGCGAATAAATCTCAAATCAAAGATGCGATTGAAGAAATCTTTGAAGTGAAGGTTAACAGCGTCAATACAGTCAACTACAAAGGAAAGTCTAAGCGATTCGGTCGTTTCACAGGCTTTACTGCAAAACGCAAGAAAGCAGTCGTTCAACTATCAGCAGATAGTAAAGAACTAGACTTCTTTGAAGCGTAA
- the rpsS gene encoding 30S ribosomal protein S19, with protein sequence MGRSLKKGPFVDDHLMKKVEALNETSEKRVVKTWSRRSTIFPDFIGHTFAVYDGRKHVPVYVSEDMVGHKLGEFAPTRTYKGHAADKKTRR encoded by the coding sequence ATGGGCCGTAGTTTGAAAAAAGGACCTTTCGTTGATGATCACTTGATGAAAAAGGTTGAAGCACTAAACGAAACAAGCGAGAAAAGAGTTGTAAAAACTTGGTCTCGTCGTTCTACTATCTTCCCTGACTTTATTGGACACACTTTCGCTGTCTATGATGGACGTAAGCACGTACCGGTATATGTTTCAGAAGATATGGTTGGACACAAACTTGGTGAATTTGCTCCTACACGTACGTATAAAGGGCATGCCGCAGATAAGAAAACAAGACGTTAA
- the rplD gene encoding 50S ribosomal protein L4: MPKVTVFNQTGSEVGDIELADAVFGIEPNNSVVHDAVIMQQASLRQGTHKTKGRSEVRGGGRKPWRQKGTGRARQGSIRSPQWVGGGVVFGPTPRSYSYKLPKKVRRLALKSALSSKVQGSELVVLDNLSFEAIKTKSMKEVLASLSVDSKALIVTADYNENVALSARNLPNVTFLTADSVNVLDLLKHDKVVITKDAVEKVEEVLA; encoded by the coding sequence ATGCCAAAAGTTACAGTTTTTAACCAAACAGGTTCTGAAGTTGGAGATATCGAACTTGCTGATGCAGTATTTGGGATTGAACCAAATAACAGTGTTGTACATGATGCAGTTATCATGCAGCAAGCGTCTTTACGTCAAGGTACGCATAAAACAAAAGGTCGTTCTGAAGTTCGTGGTGGTGGAAGAAAGCCATGGCGTCAAAAAGGAACCGGACGTGCGCGTCAAGGTTCTATCCGTTCCCCACAATGGGTTGGCGGTGGCGTTGTATTTGGACCAACTCCACGTAGCTACAGCTACAAACTACCAAAGAAAGTTCGTCGCTTAGCACTTAAATCTGCTTTGTCTTCTAAAGTACAAGGTTCAGAATTAGTTGTTCTTGATAATCTTTCTTTTGAAGCAATTAAAACAAAATCTATGAAGGAAGTACTTGCAAGTTTATCAGTAGATTCAAAAGCATTGATTGTAACAGCTGACTACAATGAAAATGTTGCTTTATCTGCTCGTAACTTACCAAATGTTACTTTCCTTACAGCCGACAGTGTCAACGTTTTAGACTTGCTTAAGCATGACAAAGTTGTCATCACTAAAGACGCAGTCGAAAAGGTAGAGGAGGTGCTTGCGTAA
- the rplP gene encoding 50S ribosomal protein L16, with translation MLMPKRVKYRREHRGKMRGRAKGGTEVHFGEYGLQALEASWITNRQIESARIAMTRYMKRGGKVWIKIFPSKPYTAKPLEVRMGSGKGAPEGWVAVVKPGKIMFEISGVPEEVAREALRLASHKLPIKCKFVKREEVGGDSNESN, from the coding sequence ATGTTAATGCCTAAACGCGTTAAATATCGTCGTGAACACCGTGGAAAAATGCGTGGTCGTGCGAAAGGCGGTACAGAAGTACATTTCGGTGAATATGGTTTACAAGCTCTAGAAGCTTCATGGATCACAAACCGTCAAATTGAATCAGCTCGTATTGCAATGACTCGTTATATGAAACGTGGCGGTAAAGTTTGGATTAAGATTTTCCCATCTAAGCCTTACACTGCTAAGCCACTAGAAGTTCGAATGGGTTCAGGTAAAGGTGCTCCAGAAGGTTGGGTTGCCGTTGTAAAACCTGGTAAGATCATGTTTGAAATCTCAGGCGTACCTGAAGAAGTAGCTCGTGAAGCTTTACGTCTTGCTTCTCATAAGTTGCCTATTAAATGTAAATTCGTAAAACGTGAAGAAGTGGGTGGTGACTCAAATGAAAGCAACTGA
- the rplV gene encoding 50S ribosomal protein L22: MEQAKAVAKQVRIAPRKVRLVIDLIRGKQVGEAIAILKHTPKSASPVVEKLLNSAIANAEHNYEMEPNNLVISEAFVDEGVTLKRFRPRAQGRASRINKRTSHITLVVSEKKEG; the protein is encoded by the coding sequence ATGGAACAAGCTAAAGCTGTTGCTAAACAGGTTCGCATTGCGCCTCGTAAAGTTCGTCTTGTGATCGATCTTATTCGTGGAAAACAAGTCGGCGAAGCGATTGCAATCTTAAAGCATACACCTAAATCTGCTTCTCCAGTAGTTGAAAAGCTTCTTAACTCCGCAATTGCGAACGCAGAGCACAACTACGAAATGGAGCCGAATAATCTCGTTATTTCAGAAGCTTTCGTTGACGAAGGCGTAACGCTTAAACGTTTCCGTCCGCGTGCACAAGGTCGTGCAAGCCGGATTAACAAACGTACGAGCCACATTACATTGGTTGTATCAGAAAAGAAGGAGGGATAA